A single Eulemur rufifrons isolate Redbay chromosome 9, OSU_ERuf_1, whole genome shotgun sequence DNA region contains:
- the USH1G gene encoding pre-mRNA splicing regulator USH1G: MNDQYHRAARDGYLELLKEATRKELNAPDEDGMTPTLWAAYHGNLESLRLIVSRGGDPDKCDIWGNTPLHLAASNGHLHCLSFLVSFGANIWCLDNDYHTPLDMAAMKGHMECVRYLDSIAAKQSSLNPKLVGKLKDKAFREAERRIRECAKLQRKHHERMERRYRRELAERSDTLSFSSLTSSTLSRRLQHLALGSHLPYSQATLHGTARGKTKIQKKLERRKQGGEGTFKVSEDGRKSVRSLSGLQLGSDVMFVRQGPYANPKEWGRAPLRDMFLSDEDSVSRATLAAEPAHSEVSTDSGHDSLFTRPGLGTMVFRRNYLSSGLHGLGREDGGLDGAGTPRGRLQSSPSLDDDSLGSANSLQDRSCGEELPWDELDLGLDEDLEPETSPLETFLASLHMEDFAALLRQEKIDLEALMLCSDLDLRSISVPLGPRKKILGAVRRRRQALERPPALEDTEL; the protein is encoded by the exons ATGAACGACCAGTACCACCGGGCGGCCCGGGATGGCTACCTGGAGCTCCTCAAGGAGGCCACCCGGAAGGAGCTGAATGCCCCCGACGAGGATGGCATGACCCCCACACTCTGGGCTGCCTACCATGGCAACCTGGAGTCGTTGCGCCTCATCGTGAGCCGCGG GGGTGACCCAGACAAGTGTGACATCTGGGGCAACACGCCCCTGCACCTGGCAGCTTCCAATGGCCACCTGCACTGCCTGTCCTTCCTGGTGTCCTTCGGGGCCAACATCTGGTGCCTGGACAACGACTACCACACGCCGCTGGACATGGCCGCCATGAAGGGCCACATGGAGTGCGTGCGCTACCTGGACTCCATCGCGGCCAAGCAGAGCAGCCTCAACCCCAAGCTGGTGGGCAAGCTGAAGGACAAGGCCTTCCGCGAGGCCGAGCGGCGCATCCGCGAGTGCGCCAAGCTGCAGCGCAAGCACCACGAGCGCATGGAGCGGCGCTACCGGCGGGAGCTGGCCGAGCGCTCCGACACGCTCAGCTTCTCCAGCCTCACGTCCAGCACCCTGAGCCGCCGGCTGCAGCACCTGGCGCTCGGCAGCCACCTGCCCTACTCGCAGGCCACGCTGCACGGCACCGCCAGGGGCAAGACCAAGATCCAGAAGAAGCTGGAGCGGCGCAAGCAGGGCGGCGAGGGCACCTTCAAGGTCTCGGAGGACGGCCGCAAGAGCGTGCGCTCGCTCTCGGGCCTGCAGCTGGGCAGCGACGTGATGTTCGTGCGCCAGGGCCCCTACGCCAACCCCAAGGAGTGGGGCCGCGCCCCGCTCCGGGACATGTTCCTCTCGGACGAGGACAGCGTCTCCCGTGCCACGCTGGCGGCCGAGCCTGCCCACTCGGAGGTCAGCACCGACTCAGGCCACGACTCCTTGTTTACCCGCCCCGGCCTGGGCACCATGGTGTTCCGCAGGAACTACTTGAGCAGCGGGCTGCATGGGCTGGGCCGCGAGGACGGGGGGCTGGACGGGGCGGGCACGCCGCGGGGTCGGCTGCAGAGCTCCCCCAGCCTGGACGACGACAGCCTGGGCAGTGCCAACAGCCTGCAGGACCGCAGCTGCGGGGAGGAGCTGCCCTGGGACGAGCTGGACTTGGGCTTGGACGAGGACCTGGAGCCGGAGACCAGCCCGCTGGAGACCTTCCTGGCCTCCCTGCACATGGAGGACTTTGCCGCCCTCCTGCGGCAGGAGAAGATCGACCTCGAGGCGCTGATGCTGTGCTCTGACCTCGACCTCCGCAGCATCAGCGTCCCCCTGGGGCCGCGCAAGAAGATCTTGGGGGCCGTGCGGCGGCGGAGGCAAGCCCTGGAGCGCCCGCCTGCCCTGGAGGACACAGAGCTGTGA